One Tessaracoccus lacteus DNA window includes the following coding sequences:
- a CDS encoding adenosylcobinamide-GDP ribazoletransferase, whose translation MRALLEATGLFTLIPVRPFDVDRDTARRAMAAMPWLGLALGSVAGLVFVAVARFASPLLGAVLALAVLAAATGALHLDGVADTADGLGSRKPAEDALAIMKRSDIGPMGVVTLLFVLLVDVTAAVSLPGAWVGGAAIACAAMAGRAAVMTATVSQSSARAVGFGALFVGVTPRWEAAANLAVVAAVTLGLGWLTGGVHALAAFTVAGVAAAVVAVVWGRHLLRRLGGWTGDLFGSLIEVTQAAFLVVAALTIGSI comes from the coding sequence GTGAGGGCGCTGCTCGAGGCCACCGGCCTTTTCACGCTCATCCCCGTGCGGCCGTTCGACGTCGACCGCGACACCGCCCGTCGCGCCATGGCGGCGATGCCGTGGCTCGGGCTTGCGCTCGGCTCGGTTGCTGGCCTCGTGTTCGTTGCTGTGGCGCGGTTCGCGTCGCCGCTGCTCGGCGCGGTTCTCGCGCTGGCAGTCCTCGCAGCCGCCACCGGAGCCCTCCACCTCGACGGTGTGGCGGACACTGCCGACGGGCTCGGCTCCCGCAAGCCGGCCGAGGACGCGCTGGCGATCATGAAGCGCTCCGACATCGGCCCGATGGGCGTCGTGACGCTGCTGTTCGTGCTGCTGGTCGACGTGACCGCGGCTGTGTCGCTGCCCGGTGCGTGGGTCGGAGGGGCCGCGATCGCGTGCGCGGCGATGGCCGGCCGCGCGGCGGTCATGACCGCCACCGTGTCCCAGTCGTCCGCCCGCGCCGTCGGATTCGGTGCGCTGTTTGTCGGCGTGACCCCGCGCTGGGAGGCGGCAGCCAACCTGGCCGTCGTCGCGGCCGTCACCCTCGGGCTGGGCTGGCTGACCGGGGGAGTGCACGCTCTGGCCGCGTTCACCGTCGCGGGTGTGGCCGCGGCCGTCGTAGCGGTCGTCTGGGGACGGCACCTGCTGCGCCGCCTCGGCGGCTGGACCGGCGACCTGTTCGGGTCGCTCATCGAGGTCACCCAGGCTGCGTTCCTTGTCGTTGCCGCCTTGACCATCGGGTCGATCTAG